From Saprospiraceae bacterium, one genomic window encodes:
- a CDS encoding tetratricopeptide repeat protein, with the protein MRLKSFVLLIVFSFCGMLLMAQDPRLAMQYFQDGEYDKAAQLYSSLFQKNPESEVYLNYLLLSLEGAGKNAEAESLVKKEIGRKPKEAILYLYYGKILQKKGDGKAADKQFKNCIDHLPADVILIQKVANAFLEIPNYDLAIASYEKGQKILKGQFSFTYNLADLYRRKGDHHTMLKYYVEGLDDGSIHVVTLQNVLVAYLEPIKLVDLQSMLYERLQTKPDHIPYVEMLQWTFVQTKDFINAMRQAKAMDRNLNEGGGRVMQMANIAANEGDYKTAIDGYSYVRNLGPAGGNYLEAYRQILINRRKLIVEKRNYNAEDLLELEKDYQSFKEEYGASRLAAQMLLEYAELEARYLNRTDKAIAILTEVVANPVVDARTKAQAKIDLADYYLISGERWESTLLYSQVDKDFMEDQIGEMARYKNARLSYFAGDFEWAQEQFDILKRATSRLISNDAIDMSVFILDHLNQDSTGEALSDYAAAELALFQNRFDTALTILDSMIVWYPENSLVDDIYYLQAQVFNRIQQTDKAILKYEYILEKHKEEIRADNSLYELAKIYDHQLDNKTKALELYERLFLEFSGSTLAVDARQRFRVLRGDKFQ; encoded by the coding sequence ATGCGATTGAAATCCTTTGTTTTACTGATCGTTTTTTCATTTTGTGGAATGCTATTGATGGCACAGGATCCTCGATTGGCGATGCAGTATTTTCAGGATGGCGAGTACGACAAAGCCGCACAACTTTACAGCAGTTTATTTCAGAAAAATCCAGAAAGCGAGGTTTATTTAAATTATCTTTTATTGAGCCTAGAAGGTGCCGGTAAAAATGCAGAGGCTGAATCCCTGGTAAAAAAGGAGATTGGTCGCAAACCCAAGGAAGCCATTTTGTATTTGTATTATGGCAAAATTTTACAAAAAAAGGGAGATGGAAAAGCGGCTGACAAGCAGTTTAAAAATTGTATCGATCATCTGCCGGCCGATGTGATCCTGATTCAAAAGGTGGCCAATGCTTTTTTGGAAATTCCAAATTATGATCTTGCCATTGCTTCCTACGAGAAAGGGCAAAAAATCTTAAAGGGGCAGTTTTCGTTTACCTACAACCTAGCGGACCTGTACCGCAGAAAAGGAGACCATCATACCATGCTCAAGTATTATGTAGAGGGATTGGACGACGGGAGCATTCACGTGGTGACCTTGCAAAATGTACTGGTGGCCTATCTTGAGCCCATCAAATTGGTTGATTTGCAGAGCATGCTGTACGAGCGTCTGCAAACAAAACCCGATCACATACCATATGTAGAAATGCTGCAATGGACTTTTGTCCAAACCAAAGATTTCATCAATGCAATGAGGCAGGCCAAAGCCATGGACAGAAACCTGAATGAAGGAGGTGGAAGAGTCATGCAGATGGCAAATATTGCTGCCAATGAAGGGGATTACAAAACTGCGATTGATGGGTATAGTTATGTGAGAAATCTGGGTCCAGCCGGAGGAAATTATTTAGAAGCTTATCGCCAGATTCTGATCAACAGACGCAAGCTAATCGTCGAAAAAAGAAACTACAATGCAGAGGATCTCCTCGAACTCGAGAAAGACTATCAAAGCTTTAAAGAAGAATACGGTGCCAGCAGACTGGCTGCACAAATGTTGTTGGAATATGCAGAACTTGAGGCTCGGTATCTCAACAGGACAGACAAAGCCATTGCCATTTTGACCGAAGTGGTTGCCAATCCGGTGGTCGATGCGAGGACCAAAGCCCAAGCCAAAATCGATCTTGCCGATTATTATTTGATCAGCGGAGAGCGTTGGGAGAGCACGCTTTTATATTCCCAGGTGGACAAAGACTTTATGGAAGACCAAATTGGAGAAATGGCCCGGTATAAAAATGCAAGACTCTCTTATTTTGCAGGTGATTTTGAATGGGCGCAAGAACAGTTTGATATTTTAAAAAGAGCTACTTCCAGGCTCATATCCAATGACGCCATCGACATGTCTGTTTTTATTTTGGATCATCTCAACCAGGATTCCACGGGAGAAGCATTGTCCGATTATGCAGCAGCCGAACTGGCTTTGTTCCAAAATAGATTTGACACAGCCCTGACCATTCTAGACAGCATGATTGTATGGTATCCCGAAAACAGTCTTGTGGATGATATCTATTACTTACAGGCTCAGGTTTTCAATCGAATTCAGCAGACGGACAAAGCGATCCTGAAATACGAATACATCCTTGAAAAACATAAGGAAGAAATCAGGGCCGACAATTCCCTGTATGAATTGGCCAAAATATATGACCATCAGCTGGACAATAAGACGAAAGCCCTGGAATTGTATGAGAGGCTTTTCTTGGAGTTTAGCGGAAGTACCCTGGCGGTGGATGCAAGACAACGATTTAGGGTCCTGAGAGGAGATAAGTTTCAATAA
- a CDS encoding AMP nucleosidase, which translates to MQTKDEIVSNWLPRYTGVPLDEFGEYIILVNFSLYVELFAKWNGVEIRGKDRPMSNATAHNITIINFGMGSPNAGTVIDLLTAIMPKAILFLGKCGGLKTSKNNIGDLILPIAAIRGEGTSNDYLPPEVPALPAFALQKAISTTIREHEKDYWTGTVYTTNKRVWEHREDFKQYLTELRAMAIDMETATIFIASFKNKIPAGALLLVSDMPMMPDGVKTEESDKKVTSEFLEEHLKIGIDSLKKLMENAQTVRHLRF; encoded by the coding sequence ATGCAGACAAAAGACGAAATTGTTAGTAATTGGCTACCCAGATACACGGGCGTTCCATTGGACGAATTTGGAGAGTACATCATCCTTGTCAATTTTAGTTTGTACGTGGAATTGTTTGCAAAGTGGAATGGTGTAGAGATCAGAGGCAAAGACAGACCCATGTCCAACGCCACCGCTCACAACATTACCATCATCAATTTTGGAATGGGAAGTCCAAATGCTGGTACCGTCATTGATCTATTGACAGCAATTATGCCCAAGGCAATTTTGTTTTTGGGTAAATGTGGTGGTCTAAAAACCAGTAAGAACAACATCGGTGATTTGATATTGCCCATTGCGGCGATTCGCGGAGAGGGTACATCCAATGACTATCTTCCTCCGGAGGTTCCTGCTTTACCGGCTTTTGCATTGCAAAAAGCGATCAGCACCACCATTCGCGAGCACGAAAAGGATTATTGGACAGGTACTGTTTACACCACCAACAAACGCGTGTGGGAACATCGGGAAGATTTTAAACAATACCTCACCGAGTTGCGCGCCATGGCCATTGACATGGAAACCGCCACCATTTTTATCGCTTCTTTTAAAAATAAAATTCCTGCAGGCGCGCTTTTGCTCGTGTCCGATATGCCCATGATGCCGGATGGCGTCAAAACAGAAGAGAGCGACAAAAAAGTAACCTCCGAGTTTTTGGAGGAGCATCTCAAAATCGGAATAGACTCTTTGAAAAAACTGATGGAAAATGCCCAGACTGTAAGGCATTTAAGGTTTTGA
- a CDS encoding glycosyltransferase, protein MDPAKTKPETEYNTHFPESVLICPQHWGLGHITRTIPIIRYFESKKIKIVLACSGAGMDLLRLEFPHLPLYELVDYGMSYPTSNMYWNMLLQFSKLHKAIFKEKKQIESICKKENIQLIVSDARFGASQKDISSVIVSHHLHLPLGSKLLEIMTDRWMRFFYMKFDQLWIPDFENDSNLSGDLSHLFHSDQHFFIGPVSRLRKMDLDPKFEICFLLSGPEPQRTYFEELLMAQFSALPDGNALLIRGTNLPRSLHYPSNVEVIDLCSGESLNRLLCESRLIVSRSGYTTLMDLAVIKKQALLVPTPGQPEQEYLGRELWRKKKFLCVDQKNLNLSLHLSEALQYDGFSDFSSPDPLEDQLDNLLGKIFGSKP, encoded by the coding sequence ATGGATCCAGCTAAAACAAAACCAGAAACAGAGTACAATACTCATTTTCCCGAATCTGTTTTGATCTGTCCTCAACATTGGGGATTGGGGCACATCACAAGGACCATTCCGATCATTCGGTATTTTGAATCCAAAAAAATAAAAATTGTACTTGCTTGCTCTGGTGCAGGTATGGATCTTCTGCGACTCGAATTTCCACACTTACCCTTATATGAATTGGTCGATTATGGCATGAGCTATCCGACGAGCAATATGTACTGGAACATGCTGTTGCAGTTTTCAAAATTGCACAAAGCCATTTTTAAAGAAAAAAAACAAATTGAATCTATTTGCAAAAAGGAAAACATCCAATTGATTGTTTCGGATGCCCGCTTTGGGGCTTCGCAAAAAGACATTTCTTCGGTCATTGTATCCCATCATCTCCACCTTCCGCTCGGGTCTAAACTCTTGGAAATAATGACCGATCGCTGGATGAGATTTTTCTACATGAAGTTTGATCAGTTGTGGATACCCGACTTTGAAAACGATTCCAATTTGTCCGGCGATTTATCCCATTTGTTTCATTCCGATCAACATTTCTTCATTGGTCCAGTCTCCCGTCTTCGTAAAATGGATCTTGACCCAAAATTTGAAATCTGTTTTCTGTTGTCCGGACCCGAACCGCAGAGGACTTACTTCGAGGAATTGCTGATGGCACAATTCTCCGCGCTGCCCGATGGAAATGCACTGTTGATCAGAGGTACCAATCTTCCCAGATCTTTGCATTATCCATCCAATGTGGAAGTAATTGATCTTTGCTCAGGCGAATCGCTCAACCGGTTGTTGTGTGAATCCAGGCTCATCGTATCAAGGTCTGGATATACCACCCTGATGGATCTTGCCGTCATTAAAAAACAAGCATTGCTGGTGCCAACACCCGGACAGCCCGAACAGGAATATTTGGGAAGAGAATTGTGGAGAAAGAAAAAATTTCTTTGTGTCGATCAAAAAAACCTCAACCTGAGTCTTCATCTGAGCGAAGCGCTGCAATATGATGGATTTAGCGACTTTAGCTCACCGGATCCTCTGGAAGATCAACTGGATAATTTATTGGGGAAAATTTTCGGTTCAAAACCTTAA
- a CDS encoding Rne/Rng family ribonuclease, whose protein sequence is MDKELIISSHQGTVEIALLENKKLVELHKQKSNTHYNVGDIFLGQVRKLMPGLNAAFVDIGHSKEAFLHYTDMGPVLNSVKKYTHEVIHGIHTSQGLENFEIQPEIHKNGKVSQVLEKKNLLLVQILKEPISTKGHRLSCELTIPGRYIVLTPFSNSIAISKKIASSDERDRLYNLVESIRPKNFGIVVRTAAEGRKVAELHEEMNLLLVKWRHIHQQLVKAKPPIKLLSEVDKTSSLIRDIVTKNFSGIHVNDFDLYLAIKNYLQSNLPDKVSILHHFKGTKSIFDAHGVKRQIKSSFGNTSTLPSGAYVVIDKTEAMHVIDVNSGPKVQRLDQENAALQVNLEAAEEIARQLRLRDIGGLIVIDFIDMKSNENKAELYRQMKEFMANDRSQHTILPLSKFGLMQITRQREKQEMTIDTTETCPCCNGNGKVNPTILLVDQIESKLDFIMKTRPAKQPILMAHPYVVAYLKKGWFGYPWKWYWKYQRRVKIKEDQDMGLIEFRFFDGPEDEIRLND, encoded by the coding sequence ATGGACAAAGAGTTAATCATCTCATCCCATCAGGGGACCGTGGAAATTGCTCTGCTGGAAAACAAAAAACTGGTAGAGCTCCACAAACAAAAATCCAATACCCATTACAACGTGGGTGACATCTTCCTGGGTCAGGTCAGAAAACTGATGCCGGGTCTCAACGCAGCTTTTGTGGACATAGGCCATTCCAAAGAAGCGTTTCTTCATTATACGGACATGGGGCCTGTGCTCAATTCTGTTAAAAAATATACCCACGAAGTCATCCACGGAATACACACCAGCCAGGGTTTGGAAAATTTTGAAATTCAGCCCGAAATTCACAAAAATGGAAAAGTCTCCCAGGTGCTGGAAAAGAAAAATTTGCTGTTGGTTCAAATCCTCAAAGAACCCATTTCTACCAAAGGACATCGTCTGAGTTGTGAGCTAACCATCCCGGGCCGGTATATTGTCCTTACCCCTTTTTCCAATTCCATCGCCATTTCCAAAAAAATTGCAAGCTCTGACGAAAGAGACAGACTCTATAATTTGGTAGAATCAATACGGCCAAAAAATTTTGGCATTGTTGTACGCACTGCTGCAGAAGGCAGAAAAGTAGCAGAACTCCATGAAGAAATGAATTTGTTGCTGGTAAAATGGCGGCATATCCACCAGCAACTTGTCAAGGCCAAACCACCCATCAAACTTTTGAGTGAGGTGGATAAAACTTCCAGTCTGATCAGAGACATTGTAACCAAGAATTTTTCCGGAATTCACGTCAATGATTTTGACCTTTACCTGGCCATTAAAAATTATCTCCAAAGCAATCTCCCGGATAAAGTTAGTATTCTCCATCATTTCAAAGGAACCAAATCAATCTTTGATGCACATGGGGTCAAACGACAGATAAAATCCTCCTTTGGCAATACATCTACTCTTCCCAGTGGAGCTTATGTGGTCATTGACAAAACAGAGGCCATGCACGTGATCGATGTCAATAGCGGACCCAAGGTCCAAAGATTGGATCAGGAAAATGCGGCACTCCAGGTAAACTTAGAGGCCGCAGAAGAAATAGCGCGACAACTTCGACTGAGGGACATCGGCGGCCTGATCGTGATTGATTTCATTGACATGAAAAGCAATGAAAACAAAGCAGAGCTTTACAGGCAGATGAAAGAATTTATGGCCAACGACCGCTCTCAACACACCATCCTTCCGCTATCGAAGTTTGGTTTGATGCAAATCACTCGTCAGCGAGAAAAGCAGGAAATGACCATCGATACAACGGAAACCTGCCCTTGCTGTAATGGAAATGGAAAAGTCAATCCGACCATCTTGTTGGTCGATCAGATCGAATCCAAATTGGATTTTATCATGAAGACCCGTCCCGCCAAACAGCCCATTCTGATGGCCCACCCATACGTGGTTGCATACCTGAAGAAAGGTTGGTTTGGATATCCCTGGAAATGGTATTGGAAATACCAGAGAAGGGTTAAAATAAAAGAAGATCAGGACATGGGTCTCATTGAGTTTAGATTTTTCGATGGACCAGAAGACGAAATCAGACTGAACGATTAA
- a CDS encoding tetratricopeptide repeat protein, whose product MRLSPLTLAAGLLLVCLSSFLFLDIVSPDLKKSAQSKAKSLDASGIENLLSEATVKLTEVQKAELKQLNDKVQSSEEKAEPLKALSGFWFQNGRADIAGAYAMQIAEIEKSAEAWSIAGTTFLEGLDQLDGERERLYCRQKATSAFENAISLAPNEPRYRLLLALVDVKSPGENPMAGIQALLALEKEYPDYLAIQYTLTRLAMQTGQWEKAKSRLLKLLNKKSDDPEANCLMLELIESANWTDDPSEFQKHCKKE is encoded by the coding sequence ATGAGATTGAGTCCATTGACCCTGGCGGCCGGACTTTTGCTGGTCTGTTTGAGCAGCTTCCTTTTTTTGGATATTGTCTCACCAGATCTTAAAAAATCCGCTCAGAGCAAAGCCAAGTCTTTGGATGCAAGTGGAATTGAAAATTTACTCTCAGAAGCTACCGTAAAACTCACTGAGGTTCAGAAAGCTGAACTCAAGCAATTGAACGATAAAGTGCAATCCTCCGAAGAAAAGGCAGAGCCTCTAAAGGCCCTGTCGGGATTTTGGTTTCAGAATGGAAGGGCTGATATCGCAGGAGCTTATGCAATGCAAATAGCAGAAATTGAGAAAAGTGCAGAAGCATGGAGCATTGCAGGGACTACTTTTCTGGAAGGTCTCGACCAACTGGATGGAGAAAGAGAACGCTTGTATTGTCGTCAAAAAGCGACCAGCGCTTTCGAAAATGCCATCTCATTGGCACCCAATGAGCCAAGATACAGATTGCTCTTGGCCCTGGTGGACGTCAAAAGTCCGGGTGAAAATCCAATGGCTGGCATTCAAGCTCTTTTGGCTTTGGAAAAGGAATATCCTGATTATCTGGCCATCCAATATACTCTGACCCGATTGGCCATGCAAACAGGTCAATGGGAAAAAGCCAAAAGTAGATTGCTCAAGTTGTTGAATAAAAAATCAGATGATCCTGAAGCCAATTGTCTCATGTTGGAACTCATTGAATCGGCAAATTGGACGGATGACCCTTCTGAATTTCAAAAACATTGTAAAAAAGAATAA
- a CDS encoding integration host factor subunit beta, whose amino-acid sequence MRKADLVSIISEKSGVPKVDVLVSLEMFFKEVKASLAGGENVFIRGFGSFVVKKRAKKIGRHIKKNVAIEIPEHYIPSFKPAKIFVDHVKLGKEPEGVYEEEGEE is encoded by the coding sequence ATGAGAAAAGCGGATTTAGTATCCATTATCTCCGAGAAATCTGGTGTACCCAAGGTAGATGTACTCGTTTCTCTCGAAATGTTTTTCAAGGAAGTGAAAGCTTCTCTGGCTGGTGGCGAAAATGTTTTTATCAGGGGCTTTGGTTCCTTTGTTGTAAAAAAACGCGCCAAAAAGATTGGAAGACATATAAAAAAGAATGTTGCCATCGAAATTCCGGAGCACTATATACCTTCTTTTAAGCCTGCTAAAATTTTTGTGGATCATGTAAAATTGGGTAAGGAGCCGGAAGGCGTATACGAAGAAGAAGGAGAAGAATAG
- a CDS encoding YicC family protein — MIYSMTGYGQVKAQYKDKEITVELRCLNSKMNDFRVKTPNAYRHKELELRKLLNDAVIRGKLDFILSVISSKGDEDYSLNKNLFKSFYNQIHDLGIDLSQTDILNAILQFPNVIEPNANELEDDEYDFVLSVIKEAIEKLNDFRIIEGAIVENEFLLRIKIIIDHLDEITQFEKERYELLRDKILKSLNSTFSNENIDKNRFEQELMYYMERLDITEEKVRLRQHCDYFLKEMESENVSKSKKLNFISQEMGREINTLGAKAQHSSIQKLVVVMKDELEKIKEQLANIL, encoded by the coding sequence ATGATCTACAGTATGACTGGTTACGGCCAGGTCAAAGCCCAATACAAGGATAAGGAAATTACCGTGGAATTGAGGTGTCTCAATTCAAAAATGAACGACTTTAGGGTCAAGACACCCAATGCTTACCGACACAAAGAGCTGGAGTTAAGAAAATTGCTGAATGATGCGGTGATCCGGGGAAAACTGGATTTTATTCTATCTGTCATCAGTTCCAAAGGAGACGAAGATTATTCTTTGAACAAGAATCTGTTCAAATCTTTTTACAACCAGATTCATGATTTGGGAATTGATCTTTCACAGACCGATATTTTGAATGCCATTTTACAATTTCCAAATGTCATTGAGCCGAATGCCAATGAACTTGAAGATGACGAGTATGATTTTGTTTTGTCTGTAATAAAAGAGGCCATTGAAAAACTGAATGATTTCAGAATCATTGAAGGAGCTATTGTTGAAAATGAGTTTCTCCTTCGGATTAAAATCATCATCGATCATTTGGATGAAATAACTCAATTCGAAAAAGAACGTTACGAGCTTCTGCGGGACAAAATTTTAAAATCATTGAACTCAACATTTTCCAATGAAAATATCGATAAGAACAGATTTGAACAGGAGCTAATGTATTACATGGAACGGCTTGACATCACCGAAGAGAAAGTAAGGTTGCGTCAGCACTGCGATTATTTTCTCAAGGAGATGGAATCTGAAAATGTGAGCAAATCCAAGAAGCTAAATTTCATTAGTCAGGAAATGGGTCGTGAAATCAATACCCTGGGAGCAAAGGCACAGCACTCCTCCATTCAGAAATTGGTGGTTGTTATGAAAGATGAATTGGAAAAAATAAAAGAACAACTGGCCAATATCTTATGA
- the gmk gene encoding guanylate kinase translates to MSLQGKIIILTAPSGSGKTTLANYLLQTFEQLSFSVSATTRKPRMGELHGREYYFVSDDDFRDMIRKDELFEYQEVYEGQYYGTLMGEIQRIWKSGKVALFDIDVKGAHYVEKRGYKNVLSIYVKASSLEVLRKRLEGRGTESEEAIVKRLNRAAEELEYSKYFDYVITNDNLSLAKKVVGMIAEEFMREEI, encoded by the coding sequence ATGAGTTTGCAAGGCAAAATCATCATACTTACAGCCCCTTCGGGTAGTGGTAAGACCACTTTGGCCAATTATTTATTGCAAACTTTTGAACAATTGAGTTTTTCCGTTTCTGCAACAACCCGCAAACCCAGAATGGGAGAATTGCATGGAAGAGAATATTATTTTGTCTCCGACGATGATTTTAGGGATATGATACGCAAAGATGAATTGTTTGAATATCAGGAAGTGTATGAAGGGCAATACTATGGAACTTTGATGGGTGAAATTCAGAGAATTTGGAAATCTGGAAAAGTAGCTTTATTTGATATTGATGTGAAAGGTGCACATTATGTCGAAAAGAGAGGATATAAGAATGTTCTCAGCATCTATGTAAAAGCTTCTTCTCTTGAGGTCCTCAGAAAAAGACTTGAAGGCCGTGGCACAGAATCTGAAGAAGCCATTGTAAAAAGACTCAACAGGGCTGCCGAGGAGTTAGAGTACTCCAAATATTTTGATTACGTCATTACCAATGACAATTTATCTCTTGCCAAAAAAGTGGTGGGTATGATTGCAGAAGAATTTATGAGAGAAGAGATTTAA
- a CDS encoding DUF1772 domain-containing protein has product MKSIYLKFINILLAALLAGTSFGIWVGMNPMHYSASSYLDQQQNLVQSLNTIMVTLVVAATLITGWSAIKYKQQKLYFALLSIAALCFFSCLLISRFGNLPIQNEILTWSYDSMSENWTQLRDSWWNYHIYRTIAELIALVLVVWVYLDMKRNPEIE; this is encoded by the coding sequence ATGAAATCCATTTATTTAAAATTTATCAACATACTTCTTGCTGCCTTACTTGCAGGAACAAGCTTTGGTATCTGGGTGGGTATGAATCCGATGCATTATTCTGCTTCAAGCTATTTAGACCAACAACAAAATTTGGTACAGTCTTTAAATACAATCATGGTTACCCTGGTTGTAGCAGCAACGTTGATCACCGGTTGGAGCGCAATTAAATACAAACAACAAAAGCTTTACTTTGCTTTATTGAGTATTGCTGCTTTGTGTTTTTTCTCATGTCTGCTCATAAGTCGCTTTGGCAACTTACCCATTCAAAATGAAATATTAACTTGGAGTTACGATTCAATGTCAGAAAATTGGACCCAATTGAGAGATTCATGGTGGAATTACCATATTTATAGGACGATTGCAGAACTAATTGCGTTGGTGCTTGTGGTGTGGGTATATCTTGACATGAAAAGAAATCCTGAAATTGAATGA
- the lpdA gene encoding dihydrolipoyl dehydrogenase: protein MSNTELVVIGSGPGGYVAAIRAAQLGMQVCLVEKYSNLGGTCLNVGCIPSKALLDSSELYHQLKEKAGAHGIQTGQINLDALGFFKRKEEVVIQNTKGIEYLMKKNKITVLTGHASFLDQNALQIKASDGQSSVLQFKYAVIATGSKPNIPELFNYDKKRVISSTEALSLGQIPKSMAIIGAGVIGLELGSVFARLGTQVDILEYMDRILPGMDSDCAKELQKSMKGLGVNFMLSKSVVKLESTNEKVTIHYTDRDGQNPNTLIKDFCLVSIGRKPYTDGLELKNAGVRLDEKGRILVDSELRTNTAHIFAIGDVIKGAMLAHKAEEEGVFVAEILAGQKPHINYQLIPGVVYTWPEMSAVGYTEEQLKELGISYKVGKFPFKALGRSRASMDSEGLVKVLADQRTDRILGVHIVGARAADLIMEAVALMEFGASAEDMARICHPHPTYSEAMKEAALHATANRAIHL from the coding sequence ATGTCGAATACAGAATTGGTGGTCATTGGCTCAGGCCCGGGAGGATATGTTGCTGCCATAAGAGCCGCTCAGCTTGGAATGCAAGTATGTCTGGTAGAAAAGTATTCTAATCTGGGTGGGACTTGTCTGAATGTTGGTTGTATTCCATCCAAAGCATTGTTGGATAGCAGTGAGCTGTATCATCAGTTAAAGGAAAAAGCCGGAGCGCATGGGATTCAGACGGGTCAAATAAACCTGGATGCCCTTGGTTTTTTTAAAAGAAAAGAGGAGGTAGTCATCCAAAATACCAAGGGGATTGAATACCTTATGAAAAAAAATAAAATCACAGTTTTGACAGGGCACGCTTCCTTTTTAGATCAAAATGCACTCCAAATTAAAGCCTCAGATGGGCAAAGCTCAGTTTTGCAATTTAAATATGCGGTGATCGCTACTGGGTCAAAACCCAATATTCCAGAGCTATTTAATTACGACAAGAAAAGAGTAATAAGCTCCACGGAAGCTTTGTCTTTAGGCCAAATCCCGAAATCGATGGCGATTATTGGCGCCGGAGTGATCGGTTTAGAATTGGGCTCTGTTTTCGCACGGCTTGGAACCCAGGTTGATATTCTGGAATACATGGATCGCATACTTCCGGGAATGGACAGTGACTGTGCCAAAGAACTGCAAAAATCAATGAAAGGACTTGGTGTCAATTTTATGTTGTCCAAATCCGTCGTAAAACTTGAATCAACGAATGAGAAGGTGACCATTCATTATACGGACAGGGATGGCCAAAATCCAAATACCCTTATAAAAGATTTCTGTCTGGTCAGCATAGGAAGAAAACCATATACAGATGGCCTGGAATTGAAGAATGCAGGTGTCAGGCTCGATGAAAAAGGTAGAATCTTAGTAGATTCTGAATTAAGGACCAACACAGCGCATATTTTTGCCATAGGCGATGTCATAAAGGGAGCTATGCTGGCCCACAAAGCGGAAGAGGAAGGAGTTTTTGTTGCTGAGATTTTGGCCGGCCAAAAACCCCATATTAATTACCAACTGATACCTGGAGTGGTATATACCTGGCCAGAGATGTCAGCAGTGGGCTATACAGAAGAACAGCTCAAAGAGCTTGGCATTTCTTATAAGGTCGGTAAATTTCCTTTTAAAGCCCTCGGTCGATCCCGTGCGAGTATGGATTCAGAAGGTTTGGTCAAAGTATTGGCTGATCAGCGGACAGATCGCATTCTTGGTGTTCATATTGTTGGAGCCAGAGCGGCTGATCTGATCATGGAAGCTGTTGCTTTGATGGAGTTTGGAGCATCTGCCGAAGACATGGCCAGAATTTGTCACCCGCATCCCACTTATTCAGAAGCGATGAAAGAGGCTGCGCTGCATGCCACAGCCAATAGGGCAATACACCTTTAA
- a CDS encoding polysaccharide deacetylase family protein, with translation MYLSFTPKFLQDIFPDLIWRMNTGSKELFLTFDDGPIPVVTPWILDVLAEHGAKASFFCVGQNVEKNPEIFDRLIGEGHSVGSHTHHHLSGWSTNNLDYILDVRTAARLCRSKLFRPPYGRLRPSQVRFLKHHYKIIMWDVLSGDFDPAITAEDCFQNILKNSQPGSIVVLHDSLKTFEKMKFVLPAVLNHFADLGYRFSAIDSGFPTAHLVKEELITA, from the coding sequence ATGTATTTGAGTTTCACCCCTAAATTTCTTCAAGATATCTTTCCGGATTTGATCTGGAGAATGAATACAGGCTCAAAAGAGCTCTTTCTGACCTTTGACGATGGTCCAATTCCAGTAGTCACGCCCTGGATCCTGGATGTTTTGGCAGAACATGGTGCGAAGGCAAGCTTTTTTTGTGTCGGCCAGAATGTAGAAAAGAATCCTGAAATCTTCGATCGACTGATTGGTGAAGGGCATTCTGTCGGGAGTCACACCCATCATCATTTGTCTGGATGGTCCACCAACAACCTGGACTATATCCTTGATGTAAGAACAGCGGCCCGTTTGTGCCGAAGTAAATTATTCCGTCCTCCATACGGAAGACTGAGACCCTCTCAAGTCCGGTTCCTAAAACATCATTATAAAATTATCATGTGGGATGTACTCTCCGGTGATTTTGATCCCGCAATTACTGCCGAAGATTGCTTCCAAAATATCTTGAAAAATTCCCAGCCAGGTTCAATTGTGGTCTTACACGATAGCCTGAAAACGTTTGAAAAAATGAAGTTTGTATTGCCAGCTGTTCTCAACCATTTTGCAGATTTGGGATACCGATTTTCTGCAATTGACAGCGGATTTCCAACTGCTCATCTGGTGAAGGAAGAATTGATTACTGCCTGA